In the Lebetimonas natsushimae genome, one interval contains:
- a CDS encoding chemotaxis protein CheW yields MGKLNEVLKQQKELLNKDEEDNIIDDYVQVVGFIVGDEEFAVPILSIQEIIKPIEWTRVPFTPPYVLGVFNLRGNVLPLIDLRIKFNTATEPEIDPDTTRFIVMKIKEENVAFIIDKLTSALRIPKKNITPPPSTYENEDDMIEGIGRMDDGRIITILKVDNLIKREEIVGN; encoded by the coding sequence ATGGGTAAATTAAATGAAGTTTTAAAACAGCAAAAAGAACTGCTAAATAAAGATGAGGAAGATAATATTATAGATGATTATGTACAGGTTGTAGGATTTATTGTAGGAGATGAGGAATTTGCAGTACCTATATTGTCTATTCAGGAAATTATTAAACCTATTGAATGGACAAGGGTACCTTTTACTCCTCCGTATGTTTTAGGAGTTTTTAATTTAAGGGGGAATGTATTGCCATTGATTGATTTAAGAATTAAATTCAATACTGCAACCGAACCGGAAATTGACCCTGACACTACAAGATTTATTGTAATGAAAATAAAAGAAGAAAATGTAGCATTCATTATTGATAAATTGACTTCAGCCCTTAGAATACCTAAAAAAAACATAACTCCTCCGCCAAGTACTTATGAAAACGAAGATGATATGATTGAAGGTATTGGAAGAATGGATGACGGTAGAATTATTACAATCTTAAAAGTCGATAATTTAATAAAAAGAGAAGAAATAGTAGGAAATTAA